In one window of Macadamia integrifolia cultivar HAES 741 chromosome 2, SCU_Mint_v3, whole genome shotgun sequence DNA:
- the LOC122072124 gene encoding transcription factor MYB93-like: protein MGRSPSSDENGLKKGPWTPEEDNKLVEYIQRHGHGSWRALPKLAGLNRCGKSCRLRWTNYLRPDIKRGKFSQDEEQTILNLHSILGNKWSAIATHLPGRTDNEIKNFWNTHLKKKLIQMGFDPMTHRPRTDLFSSLPHLIALANLRDLIEHHPLEEHALRLQAEATQLAKLQYLQYLLQNASSMTSTNSVNTLNNIKDMEAFNLLNSISSIGENPILGSTQNPSSLGFANTQAVQDSIPCSFQVSLNSTDMGQSSSFIVANQGEDTPQSPWLPSSSPSPPPRPHGLPVSVTETSISNPGDSCSTSSYGGGPSPFWPELLLEEALFHEIS, encoded by the exons ATGGGTAGGTCTCCTTCTTCTGATGAGAATGGCCTCAAGAAAGGACCCTGGACTCCTGAGGAAGACAACAAGCTTGTTGAATACATTCAAAGACATGGTCATGGAAGCTGGAGAGCTCTCCCCAAACTTGCAG GTCTGAACAGATGTGGGAAGAGCTGTAGATTAAGATGGACAAACTACTTAAGACCAGACATTAAAAGAGGAAAATTTTCTCAAGATGAAGAGCAGACCATTCTTAATCTCCATTCCATTCTTGGCAACAA ATGGTCGGCGATCGCGACTCACCTCCCTGGCCGGACTGATAATGAAATCAAGAACTTCTGGAATACccacttgaagaagaagctaatTCAGATGGGTTTTGATCCGATGACTCACCGGCCTCGAACTGATCTCTTCTCGAGCTTACCCCATCTGATAGCTTTGGCTAATCTTCGAGATCTTATTGAACATCATCCTTTGGAAGAACATGCTTTGAGATTACAAGCAGAAGCAACTCAATTGGCTAAGCTTCAATATTTACAGTACCTCCTTCAAAATGCCTCTTCTATGACTAGTACCAATTCAGTTAATACCCTAAACAACATTAAGGACATGGAGGCTTTCAATTTATTGAACTCAATTTCTTCAATTGGagaaaacccaattttgggttcaACCCAAAACCCATCTTCTCTTGGGTTTGCTAACACTCAAGCAGTCCAAGATTCAATCCCTTGCAGTTTTCAGGTATCACTGAACAGTACTGATATGGGCCAAAGTTCTAGCTTTATAGTTGCTAATCAAGGAGAGGATACACCTCAATCTccatggcttccatcatcatctccatctcctcctcctcgtcctcaCGGTCTCCCGGTATCTGTAACCGAGACGTCGATCAGCAATCCAGGGGATTCATGTAGTACTTCTAGCTATGGAGGAGGTCCTTCTCCATTTTGGCCTGAACTTCTCCTTGAAGAAGCTTTATTCCATGAGATTTCTTAG